A part of Cytophagia bacterium CHB2 genomic DNA contains:
- a CDS encoding SpoIID/LytB domain-containing protein encodes MITSEPHIKVGILTRRREVRGRFNGEFQISGSLPVAGAWHARVENDAIVLANEAGEELLRAPEIYALHLQSSIFVLHEVTIGIDFHWERKEAQTFQGDLRLVLDKDGTLTALNEISVEDYLASVISSEMSATAPVELLKAHAITSRSWLVAMLEREKKEQQRGRPSQRTLEKPGELIRWYDREDHDRFDVCADDHCQRYQGVTKIISAAAAEAVRATRGVFLVYNNEICDARFSKACGGLSENFENAWEDTPIAYLSCVSDARQEHAPLRTEAEAEAWILSNPEAFCNTTDGKILQQVLPSFDQETTDFFRWTVTYNREELEEILRAKSGIDFGSLQNLVPVQRGPSGRIIKLKIIGTKKTLIVGKELEIRRWLSQSHLYSSAFVVRTAGGTAGLPTHFTLHGAGWGHGVGFCQIGAAIMATKGYKAEEIVRHYFRGAELKTLY; translated from the coding sequence ATGATCACTTCAGAACCGCACATCAAAGTCGGCATCCTCACGCGGCGCCGCGAAGTCCGCGGCCGTTTCAACGGAGAATTTCAAATCAGCGGAAGTCTGCCGGTTGCCGGCGCCTGGCATGCGCGCGTGGAAAATGACGCCATCGTACTCGCGAATGAAGCGGGAGAGGAACTGCTGCGCGCACCGGAAATATATGCCCTCCATCTTCAATCCTCCATCTTCGTGCTGCATGAGGTCACCATCGGCATCGACTTTCACTGGGAACGAAAAGAAGCGCAGACATTTCAGGGCGATTTGCGGCTGGTGTTGGACAAAGACGGCACGCTGACCGCCCTCAACGAGATTTCCGTTGAAGATTATCTGGCGAGTGTGATCTCCTCGGAGATGAGCGCCACTGCGCCCGTGGAGTTGCTGAAAGCGCATGCCATCACCTCGCGGAGCTGGCTGGTGGCGATGCTGGAGCGCGAAAAGAAAGAACAGCAACGCGGACGGCCTAGCCAGCGCACGCTCGAAAAACCAGGCGAGCTGATTCGCTGGTACGATCGCGAAGATCACGATCGGTTCGACGTCTGCGCCGACGATCATTGCCAGCGCTATCAAGGCGTGACTAAAATTATCTCAGCCGCTGCGGCGGAAGCGGTACGCGCCACGCGCGGCGTTTTTCTTGTTTATAATAATGAAATCTGTGATGCGCGCTTCTCCAAAGCCTGCGGCGGTTTGAGCGAGAATTTCGAAAACGCCTGGGAAGACACGCCCATTGCGTACTTGTCCTGCGTTTCGGATGCGAGGCAGGAACATGCGCCGCTGCGCACCGAAGCAGAAGCCGAGGCCTGGATCTTGTCCAATCCCGAAGCCTTTTGCAACACCACCGACGGCAAAATTCTCCAGCAAGTTTTGCCTTCTTTCGATCAAGAGACAACGGACTTCTTTCGCTGGACCGTGACTTATAATCGCGAGGAGCTGGAAGAAATTCTGCGAGCGAAATCCGGAATAGATTTCGGCAGTCTGCAAAACCTTGTGCCCGTGCAACGCGGACCCTCGGGAAGAATTATCAAATTGAAAATCATTGGCACGAAGAAGACCTTGATCGTGGGAAAGGAATTGGAAATCCGGCGCTGGCTTTCCCAAAGTCATCTTTACAGTTCTGCATTCGTCGTGCGGACTGCAGGAGGCACAGCTGGCCTCCCAACCCATTTCACGCTGCATGGCGCGGGCTGGGGGCACGGCGTCGGGTTTTGCCAGATCGGCGCGGCGATCATGGCGACCAAAGGCTACAAAGCGGAAGAAATTGTCCGGCATTATTTCCGCGGCGCAGAACTCAAAACACTTTATTGA